CCATTCTGATTTGTCGGTCTTTGGAACATTTTCGGGAAGCGTATCGATATGAGAATTTATATGACACTGAGCAGCCTATAATTGATCGAATTGGCTTGCAAGGGGATGCCATGACCGTAGGAATCTGTACGGACAATGAGCGAATTAATGAAGATATTAAGCTGTTCAGTCAAGCGCTGAGCGATGATGATGAAATGATCGGTGAGCGTCTGAGCACGTTATCCAAAATATTAAAGGATATGGGATATTAATTAGGAAGTGGCAGTCAATCGGGGGAAAGCAGCCTTCGTGACTGCCACTTTTTTTATTGTAATCAGTTTATAGGCTGATGGAACACCTATCGGATGAGAAATCGTTTAATTGAGAGCACTTTACTAAAAGATAAAATGAGAGAATTAGGTAATAATTTAATACTATTGTGGTATCTGTTTAGTAAAGAATTGTTACATACTTGAATAGTACTCAAACTAATTTGACTGAACTTCATGAGAAAGGAAGAGCACAGATGTGCATGCGTAAATTAGGAAATAGCGGCTTGGAAGTTTCGGCAGTAGGGCTTGGCTGTATGGGAATTGGCTCAAAAACCATATATTCTCACGATTCCAGGTACTACAAAATTAAACAGATTAGAAGGAAACCTATTTGGAGTCGAC
This Paenibacillus sp. FSL R5-0345 DNA region includes the following protein-coding sequences:
- a CDS encoding DUF6530 family protein yields the protein MKIPTTLKHKPVVVSENYEQVDGRLAGNTDAKGLSLGLAQWNDRGKVDISAKVWRYTGEKWSRQSEELPLHRVLDLSILICRSLEHFREAYRYENLYDTEQPIIDRIGLQGDAMTVGICTDNERINEDIKLFSQALSDDDEMIGERLSTLSKILKDMGY